A single Ziziphus jujuba cultivar Dongzao chromosome 11, ASM3175591v1 DNA region contains:
- the LOC107432348 gene encoding protein PHOTOPERIOD-INDEPENDENT EARLY FLOWERING 1 isoform X2 gives MASKGPRSKLDHETRAKRQKALEAPREPRRPKAHWDHVLEEMVWLSKDFESERKWKLAQAKKVALRASKGMLDQATRGEKKMKEEEQRLKKVALNISKDVKKFWLKIEKLVLYKHQMELDEKKKKALDKQLEFLLGQTERYSTMLAENLVDNYKPVEQHSTQDPPSIQHKDVDVNATNESTELNAGTETQADTEPQVDTADIDEDYDVQSDDESEDDEHTIEEDEALITKEERQEELAALQNEIDLPLEELLKHYEREKDSMEDGPIKDEDTGDLDLMEGNHSNKIELSTATRIEKGNSPISTGRRCGESNGELLNHFLEHETREAKNVLGPAVELAKEHESYDFNDEEEDCDFVLAAVEEKDDETTLLEEEELAKVESKDPMDEIALLQKESEIPIEELLARYKKDLNDDGVRDDESEYASALSDGFVESPSLEDIEQKQQRASVDEDAESGEQQPDLSSLMEEEQAGMESENRIADAAAAARSAQPTGNTFSTTKVRTKFPFLLKFPLREYQHIGLDWLVTMYEKRLNGILADEMGLGKTIMTIALLAHLACEKGIWGPHLIVVPTSVMLNWETEFLKWCPAFKILTYFGSAKERRLKRQGWLKPNSFHVCITTYRLVIQDSKVFKRKKWKYLILDEAHLIKNWKSQRWQTLLNFNSKRRILLTGTPLQNDLMELWSLMHFLMPHIFQSHQEFKDWFCNPISGMVEGQEKVNKEVVDRLHNVLRPFILRRLKRDVEKQLPMKHEHVIYCRLSRRQRNLYEDFIASSETQATLASANFFGMISVIMQLRKVCNHPDLFEGRPIVSSYDMGGMDIQLCSSICSILSPDPYSRVDLRGMGFLFTHLDYSMTSWESDEVKALAVSSNSIKECADMLKLEEIGPGFKHRKKLHGTNIFEEIQKAILEERLKLAKEWAESIAWWNSLRCDKKPIYSTGLRECVTVKHPVHDIHHHKARPLSYMYSSKLADIVLSPVERLQKMIDLVESFMFAIPAARAPAPVCWCSKPGNSVFLHPTYKQKCSEVLSPLLSPVRPAIVRRQVYFPDRRLIQFDCGKLQELSILLRKLKSEGHRALIFTQMTKMLDILEAFINLYGYTYMRLDGSTQPEERQTLMQRFNTNPKIFLFILSTRSGGVGINLVGADTVIFYDSDWNPAMDQQAQDRCHRIGQTREVHIYRLISESTIEENILKKANQKRALDDLVIQSGGYNTEFFKKLDPMELFSDHRSLLIRNVQKEKHSNGNDVSVSNADLEAALKCVEDEADYMALKKVEQEEAVDNQEFTEEAIGRLEDDELVNEDDGKVEEPADQGGWMVSANKENGVVLNGSDFNEEKAITVAAGREDDVDMLADVKQMAEAAAAAGQAILSFENQLRPIDQYAIRFLELWDPIIDKAAVESQVRFEETEWELDRIEKYKEEMEAEIDEDEEPLVYERWDADFATEAYRQEVEAALAQNQLMEELENEAKEREDDEDENCDSTKNDIPSDPKPKSKKKSKKAKFKSLKKRSLASELKSVKEEPLVDAMSIDEETVSRDVVSCSDSSILTKRKKAEKTPDGGGEKISKKKSKKFKKAPLQICSPELDTDLAGLQHGEPAESKQCESVFDSEQKPVSRSKMGGKISITPMSLKRVLMIKPEKLKKGNIWSRDCVPSPDFWLPQEDAILCAVVHEYGPHWSLVSEVLYGMTAGGFYRGRYRHPVHCCERFRELIQRYVLSTPDNPNYDKVSNMGSGKALLKVTEDNIRMLLDVAAEQPDGEFLLQKHFTAVLTSVWKMTTRIGSRPNHSSHQNGFYFGRRFFTSANHNSLTYMKEPAERMSFTNLEQSSRLLANALHDASSIQQDDRVRLSTHREGTSANAEKLELTLEFQREAEDSLDPLPSVVNLSVVGPDSLQSVSKDMKDDHHLRSSCDVAENRVRSAAVACVEDSLGWASSVFPTNDVRSRSASKSQFLGKHKLPMSELARPSKSKLKKTSMELGEMRNVMAERVFHPLPVAVPMDHDLRFDLNSPIGKDVQIDDLKSTSQSDIDKEFSLETEDFKGLELVPHSYVPGLISGLDDCSSLPEYTDIG, from the exons ATGGCTTCTAAAGGTCCGAGGTCCAAGCTTGATCATGAAACAAGAGCTAAGCGCCAAAAG GCCCTTGAAGCTCCCAGAGAACCTCGACGCCCTAAAGCTCATTGGGATCATGTGTTAGAGGAGATGGTTTGGCTTTCAAAG GACTTTGAGTCGGAGAGAAAATGGAAATTGGCTCAGGCAAAGAAGGTTGCTTTAAGAGCCAGCAAGGGCATGTTGGATCAGGCTACAAGgggagaaaagaaaatgaag GAAGAAGAGCAGCGGTTGAAAAAAGTTGCCCTTAATATTTCAAAGGATGTGAAGAAATTCTGgctgaaaatagaaaaattg GTGCTTTACAAGCATCAGATGGAGCTTGacgagaaaaagaagaaggcacTTGATAAACAGCTTGAGTTTCTTTTGGGTCAAACTGAGAG GTACTCTACAATGTTGGCTGAAAATCTCGTGGACAATTACAAGCCTGTGGAACAACATTCTACACAAGATCCACCGAGCATTCAGCATAAAGATGTCGATGTAAATGCCACTAATGAATCTACAGAACTGAATGCTG GTACTGAAACTCAAGCAGATACTGAACCTCAAGTAGATACAGCAGATATTGATGAGGATTATGATGTGCAATCTGATGATGAATCA GAAGATGATGAGCACACAATTGAGGAAGATGAGGCTCTGATAACCAAAGAAGAAAGGCAAGAAGAATTGGCTGCTTTGCAAAATGAAATAGATCTTCCACTTGAAGAGCTACTCAAGCATTATGAAAGAGAGAAAG ATAGCATGGAAGATGGTCCAATAAAGGATGAAGACACAGGTGATCTAGACCTTATGGAGGGAAATCATA GCAACAAAATTGAACTGTCTACAGCTACTAGGATTGAGAAAGGCAACTCACCCATATCCACTGGTCGTCGTTGT GGTGAAAGTAATGGAGAATTGTTAAATCACTTTTTAGAGCATGAGACAAGGGAAGCTAAAAATGTTTTGGGGCCTGCTGTGGAGTTGGCCAAAGAACACGAATCATATGATTTCAATGATGAAGAG GAAGATTGTGACTTTGTTCTTGCTGCCGTGGAAGAAAAG GATGATGAGACAACCTTGTTAGAGGAGGAGGAATTAGcaaaggtagaatcaaaagatCCCATGGATGAG ATTGCATTATTACAGAAGGAGAGTGAAATACCTATAGAAGAACTGCTTGCAAGGTATAAAAAG GACTTAAATGATGATGGAGTTAGGGACGATGAATCTGAATATGCCTCGGCTTTGTCAGATGGATTTGTGGAGTCTCCATCTCTTGAAGACATTGAACAGAAGCAGCAGCGTGCATCTGTTGATGAAGATGCTGAATCTGGTGAACAGCAGCCAGATTTGAGTAGTTTAATGGAAGAGGAACAAGCAGGAATGGAGAGTGAGAACAGAATTGCTGATGCCGCTGCTGCTGCAAGATCAGCACAACCAACAGGGAACACCTTCTCTACAACAAAAGTTCGTACAAAGTTCCCTTTCCTTCTCAAGTTCCCTCTTCGTGAATACCAACATATTGGCTTGGACTGGCTTGTTACAATGTATGAGAAAAGATTGAATGGAATTCTAGCTGATGAGATGGGGCTTGGGAAGACAATTATGACTATTGCTTTGCTTGCACACCTTGCCTGTGAGAAGGGGATATGGGGTCCTCATCTCATTGTGGTTCCAACAAGTGTAATGCTAAATTGGGAGACTGAGTTTCTTAAATGGTGTCctgcatttaaaattttaacatattttggAAGTGCAAAAGAGAGAAGGCTGAAGAGGCAAGGCTGGTTGAAACCAAACTCTTTTCATGTATGCATAACAACCTACAGACTGGTTATTCAAGATTCAAAAGTTTTCAAGCGTAAGAAGTGGAAATACTTGATTTTAGATGAAGCTCATCTAATTAAAAATTGGAAGTCACAGAGATGGCAAACTCTCTTGAACTTTAATTCAAAACGGCGTATTTTATTGACTGGTACTCCCCTTCAGAATGATCTCATGGAGCTATGGTCTCTAATGCATTTCTTGATGCCTCACATATTTCAGTCTCATCAGGAATTCAAAGATTGGTTTTGTAATCCAATATCAGGGATGGTAGAGGGtcaagaaaaagtaaataaagaagTGGTTGATCGTCTACACAATGTCCTCCGTCCATTCATACTCCGTCGTTTGAAGCGAGATGTGGAGAAGCAGCTCCCCATGAAACATGAGCATGTGATATACTGTAGGCTATCCAGGAGGCAGCGTAACCTTTATGAAGACTTTATTGCTAGCTCGGAAACACAGGCTACTCTTGCAAGTGCTAATTTTTTTGGAATGATCAGTGTTATAATGCAACTTCGCAAAGTCTGCAATCATCCTGACTTGTTTGAAGGCCGTCCAATTGTAAGTTCTTATGATATGGGTGGTATGGATATTCAATTGTGTTCCTCTATCTGTTCTATACTTTCCCCTGATCCATATTCAAGAGTAGATCTCAGGGGCATGGGATTTTTATTTACCCATCTTGATTATAGCATGACTTCTTGGGAAAGTGATGAAGTCAAAGCTCTTGCTGTGTCTTCAAATTCAATCAAGGAGTGTGCTGACATGCTTAAACTTGAAGAAATTGGACCTGGATTTAAACACCGCAAAAAGTTGCATGGAACAAATATTTTCGAAGAGATACAGAAGGCAATTTTGGAGGAGAGACTAAAACTAGCAAAAGAATGGGCAGAATCCATTGCATGGTGGAATTCCTTGAGGTGTGACAAAAAACCCATATACTCAACAGGCCTGAGGGAATGTGTCACAGTAAAGCATCCTGTTCATGATATTCATCACCACAAGGCTCGTCCTTTGTCCTACATGTATTCCTCAAAACTTGCTGACATTGTACTCTCACCAGTTGAACGCTTGCAGAAAATGATTGACCTAGTAGAAAGTTTCATGTTTGCAATTCCAGCCGCACGGGCACCAGCACCTGTTTGCTGGTGTAGTAAACCTGGAAATTCTGTTTTTTTACACCCAACTTATAAGCAGAAATGTTCGGAAGTACTGTCACCACTTCTATCACCTGTCAGACCTGCTATTGTTCGGAGGCAAGTATATTTCCCTGACAGGAGACTTATACAGTTTGATTGTGGTAAATTGCAAGAGCTTTCAATTTTGCTGAGGAAACTAAAATCAGAAGGTCACAGAGCATTAATATTTACTCAGATGACAAAGATGCTTGATATTTTGGAGGCTTTCATAAATTTGTATGGTTACACTTACATGCGGTTGGATGGATCCACTCAACCTGAGGAGAGGCAAACCTTGATGCAGCGGTTTAACACAAATCCgaaaatatttcttttcatcTTGTCCACCCGTAGTGGGGGTGTCGGCATCAATTTAGTTGGGGCAGACACAGTTATCTTTTATGATAGTGACTGGAATCCTGCTATGGACCAACAAGCTCAAGATCGATGCCACCGGATTGGTCAAACACGAGAAGTTCATATTTACCGGTTGATAAGTGAGAGCACTATTGAAGAGAATATATTAAAGAAAGCAAATCAGAAGCGTGCTCTTGATGATCTAGTGATACAGAGTGGGGGCTACAACACTGAGTTCTTCAAAAAACTTGACCCCATGGAGCTGTTCTCTGATCATAGATCACTTCTCATTAGGAATGTCCAAAAGGAGAAACATTCCAATGGAAATGATGTTTCGGTTTCTAATGCAGATTTGGAGGCTGCTTTAAAATGTGTAGAAGATGAAGCAGATTACATGGCATTGAAGAAAGTTGAGCAGGAAGAAGCTGTTGACAACCAAGAGTTTACAGAAGAAGCCATTGGGAGACTGGAAGATGATGAGTTAGTAAATGAGGATGATGGGAAGGTTGAAGAGCCTGCCGATCAAGGTGGATGGATGGTGTCTGCAAACAAGGAAAATGGTGTGGTGCTGAATGGCAGTgactttaatgaagaaaaagcTATTACTGTTGCTGCTGGTAGAGAAGATGATGTTGACATGTTGGCTGATGTCAAACAAATGGCTGAAGCAGCTGCAGCAGCAGGACAAGCAATTTTATCCTTTGAAAATCAGTTACGTCCTATTGATCAGTATGCAATTCGTTTTCTGGAGCTATGGGACCCAATTATAGATAAGGCAGCAGTGGAATCTCAAGTTAGATTTGAGGAGACCGAATGGGAACTGGACCGTATTGAGAAGTACAAGGAGGAAATGGAAGCTGAGATTGATGAAGATGAGGAGCCTCTTGTATATGAGA GATGGGATGCTGATTTTGCAACTGAGGCATATCGACAGGAGGTTGAGGCCGCCCTAGCTCAAAATCAG TTGATGGAGGAACTGGAAAATGAAGCCAAGGAGAGGGAAGATGATGAGGATGAAAATTGTGATTCTACGAA GAATGACATACCAAGTGATCCTAAACCCAAGTCTAAAAAGAAATCGAAGAAAGCAAAGTTCAAATCTCTGAAGAAAAGATCTCTAGCTTCTGAATTGAAATCTGTGAAAGAAGAGCCGCTGGTGGATGCTATGTCCATCGATGAAGAAACTGTTTCTCGCGATGTAGTGAGCTGTTCAGACTCAAGCATATTAACAAAACGTAAGAAGGCAGAAAAAACACCAGATGGAGGAGGAGAAAAGATATCAAAGAAGAAGTCTAAGAAATTTAAGAAGGCTCCTCTTCAGATATGTTCCCCGGAGTTGGATACTGACCTCGCTGGTTTGCAGCATGGTGAACCTGCAGAGTCAAAACAATGTGAGAGTGTGTTTGATTCTGAGCAGAAACCAGTTAGCCgaagtaagatgggaggaaaaATATCCATTACTCCCATGTCCTTGAAGCGAGTACTAATGATAAAACCTGAGAAGTTAAAGAAAGGGAACATTTGGTCGAGGGACTGTGTGCCATCACCTGATTTTTGGTTGCCACAGGAGGATGCAATATTATGTGCTGTGGTACATGAGTATGGCCCTCATTGGAGCTTGGTTAGTGAAGTACTATATGGTATGACTGCTGGTGGGTTTTACAGGGGAAGATATCGCCATCCTGTCCATTGCTGTGAGAGATTCAGGGAACTCATCCAAAGATACGTGTTGTCTACGCCGGATAATCCTAATTATGACAAAGTCAGCAATATGGGGTCTGGAAAGGCTCTTCTCAAAGTAACAGAG GACAACATACGTATGCTATTAGATGTTGCTGCTGAGCAGCCAGATGGAGAGTTTCTCCTTCAGAAACACTTCACTGCCGTGCTGACATCTGTCTGGAAGATGACAACTCGCATTGGTTCCAGGCCAAATCATTCATCACATCAAAATGGTTTCTATTTTGGTCGAAGGTTTTTCACTTCAGCAAACCATAATTCTCTTACTTACATGAAGGAACCTGCAGAAAGAATGAGCTTTACCAATTTAGAACAGAGTAGCAGGTTATTAGCAAATGCACTTCATGATGCTAGCAGTATACAACAGGATGACAGAGTGCGCCTTTCTACTCATCGGGAAGGCACTTCGGCTAATGCAGAAAAGTTGGAGCTTACACTGGAATTCCAGAGAGAAGCGGAGGACTCTCTGGATCCATTGCCCTCTGTTGTAAATTTGTCAGTGGTTGGCCCAGACTCTTTACAATCTGTAAGCAAGGACATGAAGGATGATCATCATCTCAGATCTTCATGTGATGTGGCGGAGAACCGAGTCAG GTCTGCTGCAGTAGCTTGTGTTGAGGATAGTCTTGGATGGGCATCATCTGTATTCCCAACAAACGATGTGAGATCTCGTTCAGCATCAAAGTCACAATTTTTAGGAAAGCACAAGCTCCCCATGTCTGAACTAGCCAGACCTTCCAAGTCAAAGTTAAAGAAAACTTCAATGGAGCTTGGGGAAATGCGTAACGTTATGGCTGAGCGGGTATTCCATCCATTGCCAGTGGCTGTACCCATGGATCACGATCTAAGGTTTGACCTGAACTCACCCATCGGTAAAGATGTTCAGATTGATGATTTAAAAAGTACTTCTCAGTCGGACATCGATAAGGAGTTTTCATTAGAAACAGAGGATTTTAAAGGTCTTGAATTGGTCCCACATAGCTATGTTCCCGGCTTAATCTCAGGCCTTGACGATTGCTCATCATTACCAGAATATACTGACATTGGGTAG